Part of the Pelmatolapia mariae isolate MD_Pm_ZW linkage group LG3_W, Pm_UMD_F_2, whole genome shotgun sequence genome is shown below.
AGTGGATTTAATAATCAAATAAGTAAGGGTCTTCCATTGTTTGGCAACATTAACTGATGCAGTGAGTAGTTTCCCATAATCACATGAGAAGACATCCTCTGTGGTCATGTTACTCCATTTCAGAAGACTGAAATTATTGCATCAAGCAAATAAAACTAAGGAGACAGACGAAAATACTAAACCTGGGAACTGTTAAATGCACGTGGTGGACTACTATCTTGGAAGAAGAAATGTGATCTGGAAAATGAAGATTGGATTTTAGAACATCTCACAGCCTCATCTGTTgtagcagatggccgccccaccctgagcctgattcttctggaggtttcttcctgttaaaagggagtttttccttcccaacgTCGCCAAGTGCTTGGGTGGGTTGtataattgttggggttttctctttgttcttgtttgtttgccttAAGGCACCTGTTGTTCTGATTTGATGCTACATGAATTGAATTAGcttaactgaactgaattgaactgaactggaaaaaaagaTCATGTGGTCCTAGGAGCCCAAATTTACCCTTTTCCAGAATGTTGGTTGTATCAAGGTAAGAAGACAGATGCACCATGTTTAGTGACTACTGTATAAGCTTCGTTTACCTAGGAAGCATAGTCAACAGAGATGGCGGCGCAGATGAAGACGTTAGGAGCCGAATCAACAAAGCAAGGCTTGCATTCAACTCCCTGCGACCCATCTGGAACTCCAAAGCCTTGTCCCAGCGCAGCAAGATCCGCATCTTCAACACCAATGTGAAAGCAGTCCTCCTGTATGGGTCCGAAATGTGGCTGGTGACCAACACCATTACCAGCAAGATACAGATTTtcatcaccaagtgcttgcgACACATCCTTAACATCAGATGGCCTGAGAAGATCTCGAACACAGACCTGTGGAAGAGAACAAGCCAGAACCCGGTCGGTCAAGACATCAAGAAGAGAAAATAGGGCTGGATAAGCCACACACTCCGAAAACCATCCGACAACGTCACAAGGCAAGCACTGGACTGGAACCCACaaggaaaaaggaaagtggGGAGACCCAAACAGACGTGGAGAAGATCTGTTGAGAGCGAAGTGAAGTCCGCCAGAATGACAGCTGAAGAGAACGGCCCAGAACAGAGTCCGTTGGCGTGGTGTTGTGGCCCTAAGCTCCACCAGGAGTCTACAGgaaaattgattgattgattgattgattgtatAAACTGGGATACTTCAGGTCTAGGTTCCGCAACATTCCCTAAAAATGAGGTCATCCATTGCTTCTTTCATGTCAACATAAATACACTGAATGACCAGGTTTTCCTATGAATTGATTTTGTTCTTCCCTGATGgcacaagaatatttcaagacTTTGGGCTGAAATTGAGAATATTTTGGAGAAAACCTCATGCAGCAAATGTTGTGACACTGTATAAGCTTAAGCTAAACAATGCCATGGTGAATGTGCCCCATAAGGCAGCCCAGTGAAACATTagagtgatttttttaaaataaatcaggTGGTGTATAATCAGGTGGTGTATAACAACTTCAATCATGAACATCACATAAAGGAGAACAAATATCTCAATAGAATCATGTGACTTTTTTGGCTTGTCGCCATTGCAAGCCAAAGACCTGAAAACTGCAGCTGACCATCAGCTACCAGTGAAACAGAAGAGGATACACAAGTGTATCACATGAGACACAAGATTTATGTTCTACTTAGTTTCATAAGAAAATTTCAAAGAtagataaattaaaaattcagCCCACTTTATAACTTTAGTAACTTGTCCCACATCGTCCAGCACAAACGTTTGCTAGGTCCTGGTCACCCTACCGGGACCACAACCAAAAGAGCTCCCACTGGCTACAGAACATGATAACATGACATAGCATAAAACTTTTGAGGATGCACCAGTTTACTGGCCAGTCATTACTCACCTTACTGACTGCCAGCATTAAACGATGTGGTCTTTCAACAGTATAACTGGATTTGTCCTCAATAGCACCATGAAGGGCTGAAACACCTGTACCCAGTTTTCCCAGCACAAAAGCTTGAATTAATAACAAGCAAACACCATCTGTATAGGACAGGacttgttaaaaaataaaaaaaataaataaacaataggAAAATGACAAAGAGGAAGTTCATGTCACGATAGAGGTCAAACTAAGGTAAATTACTGCATCCAATAAGGGCtatgacataaaataataacagcCTGGCACAGAGGCCAGATAACAACCTACTCTCATGGAGGTGGCAGATGCAGCAATACATCTGTAGTAGCCACACAAACAGTATCACAAAATTCAGCAACACTCGTTACTTGTAATATATTGATCATTTCCATTTTTACAGTGCTACGTAAAGAGTGGTGAAGCTCATGAAAATAAGAACAGATCACAAATTAAAAGGACATTTACTGGTGtcccttttttcattttgaccaACTCAGAACTCAAACTTGACTTGTCTGAATGTAaagcatgttaaaaacacaaagcagagTCCACGGTTGTGTCCTTTTAGGACTATTTATGTCCTTTGTTAAGATTAATTTTATGACAAATATAACTTAgaaaaaggtactatttctgtaTCCAAGCATGAAGACTCAAGCttgtttggtttcattttatATGTGATTTAAAGCTCTACACATTTCCCAAAAGCCGGGGGAATCAAGCTCAGACTGCATTTTACCCTTAGCCCAAATCAAATACTCAGTTAACAACTGTGGCGAAAGACGACACAACAAATTGTCACATATGACACACCAAAACAGGAGCATGCTTTGAATTTCTGAGCATTTCTGCTACTTCTGCAACTATTATGATACTATTGTGATAGTTGTAGAATGTAAGTACCTTTCCTATGATAGTCCACTACTGAGCTGTCCAAAGTTTTGATGGTGTTCAGCAGTAGTCTGTATTCATCAACAGAAGGGTCAGTGAGAAAGGTTGTGGAAGTTTGCAGTGTAGATACACCATTAACCAGAACTAAGACATAATGGCAGTGACTGAAATGATTAGCTAGCAATGAGCGTTACCAATTTTGTAAAGCAGAagaaaagtgagtaaaaaactgACAGCTGTTTATAAAGTGTGATCTCagtgaaaacagccaaaaaaaagtttttagctATTTCTGCAGCTTGTGCAAATTTTACTAAGCCCCGCCTTCTCAGCCAGTGTTCCTAGGTAAGTTAACCATTTTACTACAagttattttgaatttgataaTGTCTGCTAAAACGTTGGCCGAAAATAGGCGAAAAAGTTCactttacagcatttttttttaaatagctgaTTTTTAATTTGAgacaaaattaaaaactaacaaacaaacaaatgagacAACTTGtacctttttttgttgtttgctaaACAGGTTTCTATGGAAGATTGTTTCCACcaatggaaaagaaaatgtcGTCTGTAAGTCGTTTAGGTATCTTAAAATCTGAATTACTCAGAAATATGTCAAAATTTGGAGACAACTGAAATTTAATTAGTTCTGCCTGGCATTTGTTTTTCAGTAGCTGCAGCAATTTTCCACAGATCTCAAGAGtgtatttaattacatttttacaattttacaAATCTGTCTTCTGCTAATGGAAGAGGTTACGTTTTGGGCCttctgaaaaaatatttttattttatattatttttagctGCTTACAGTAATGTTATAGAACAATGCAAATATGATGTATTTTGCAAAAGTAATTACATTATATTGAAACTGGGGTAATGTAGTTGCACTGTATAATgaaatgtaactttttataATAAGTTACATTAACAGACATAAAAGACCGACACAGAGCATCAGTACTAGACTGGCTCATTAAAAGTTTGTTTGTAGGGAAGCTGaggaaaaacagtgaaactctTTAGCCTTTAGTCCTCGACTGTCATAGTCAGTGAAAGTGTAGTAAAGTTCCTGACATTTAATTGTTACATATTTTCTCACTTTCAGTGTTTGATTGCATGTGACATAAAGTAAACGGGAAACAACAAAAGCACAGCTAAATGTCCAAAACTGTGACCTTCATTCGATTTGATTATCCTATATAAAATAAGAAGCAAACAGGCCTTGCCTGGTACATCTTGTCGGTTAATTGTGCCACTGTCTTTTGAGCCAATGAAAATGGGGGATTGCGTCTGTAGTTCCTAAACAACTAATGTTGCACTTTTGTAAAAGCCTTTAAATTAAAGTCTGCGCTTTGATTGCATATTTTCTTGAAATAAAATCCCCTGTGGTGGTTAACagaagcaaaactacaaaaacagtTTGTTGTTGCTCAAAAACTTATGGACCATCTCATCTGAGTGTGAAGCTGTAAAAACAACCCAACACTTTGGGTTACAGTACATTACCCAGCTCCCCAGAAAACAACCCAAACTGACCCAAATCAAGCAGCCTCGATGGCTGGGTTACAAAATTAACACAACAAATCATGGTGTGCGTTTATGTTGTTTTGACTTCTTGGTACAGCACTTTGAATCTATACCAGTCTGTTAATGTATGCTTTAGAAAGAAATTTGCCTTTtcctttaaatgtattttatctttatttatttattttattctattttacaagaagagaaaaggTATTTGTGGGTGAAAATATGGAACTGTGTAGAACTGTTCAGTCAAACAGTAACATTTACTTGAAatgataacaaataaataatgaaatccAAACTTTAACTGAATAAAAATCCGATGCATGGAAAAATAGTCAGAATGATAAAActactttaaaaacatgatttatgtTGCATCTGTCCTTCCTTCCTTAGACTGAAGAAACTACTGCCTGACTGCAGGACCTGGAAAATCATTAACAGAGCAAGTCCTTAACTCTGGCTCCCTCTGGTAGCTGAAAAAGTGGACTACGCCCACACAGCTGACTAAGGAAAAGATAACACTACTTCTCTGAGgtgcacattttaaaataattgtaTGAAACTTTAACTATAACAGACTGAAAGCTTCATTACAtccattaaaaaacataaatctcTCTAACACGTTCAGAGTTCTGAAACCTGTTTATTAATCCACTGATGCGTCTGCTCGTGGTTTCAAAAAGCAACTTCAATACAACACAGCCAGCATTTTTACCTCAGGATAGAAATCTCGTaaaaacacacacccacacacgttCACTCTTaagaaaatgcataaaaacagaCGCACAATCCTTCATCGTCTTCAGTTCAGGAGCCTGACGATCAcgcagcagcacaaacacacacaggccttCAATAGCAGCTTTTTGTACAGCAAACAGGAAATCAGTACCACATGTTGTATCTACTAATTAAAGGGGCATTTCAGCTAATACATCAGTTTGTGGaagggctttaaaaaaaataggacagtgagaaataaaagaaactttAACACTGGATTAACAATCATTTGTTTAGAGCACTTCATTAGGAACACTTGGGCAGCTCGCTTGCTCGTTCATACAGGTGAACCAGCTGGACACAACAGTATGAAAACTTCACAATAACACCACTGACATAACAGCAAACACGCTAATCAGTCAAATTTATCTATAACCTTGATACGTGGTGTCTTTTTAGTAAGTTAATCCTGAGATACGAGCTCACATAGGTGGAAAGATTATTTACAGAAAGAATTAAAAAGTCATTTCataatatttttgttatttacacaATATCATTTAACATTTTCACGCAGCTCTACAATAACTGAAAGTGTAGCGGATTGGTCAAAGTTACAAAGATGTCGGTGTTCCTAATAAAATGCTCATTGAGGGTCAAAGATCTACAGCTGTAAAGggcacaaaaatatttaaaaacacaagtgaAAAAGAGTCTCAGTTCGGAGCTGCGATTGAAGTTTCTGCAAACGTGAGACGCAGAGAGAAAGATAAAATCCGTGAATCACCACCTACGTCCGACCGACAGACGAAAACCAAACATGTGGACGCCCTGCGACTCGCACAGGTTTATACTCTGTATGCAGTTTGTGTACAGCACTGTAAAATCATTCATACAGAGTGCACCTAGAGACTTTCTTTTGATGTATTAGTACAGGATAATTCATGATTTGTCAATAAATACTGAGAAATGGTTCTCACGTATCCCTaaagtgtttatgtttttggtcTAAGAATGATGTCGAGCCCGGAAATCACAATTCAAGTCTTTTTCACGTTTGTGGCCTCAAAAGTACAAACATTATGAATACCAATAGAAAAACTGGTCCCAAGCTATGATTACCACATCATCCTTTAAGTTCCAATGGAGACTCTACTAAAAACCGTTAAATGACTGAAGTGGGGGTAAAAAGGAGCGAAATATTGTACGTAACTGGTTATACATCTGATTTCTCCCTCATGAAACCTGGAAAATGACTTCAAAACATGTAACAGCGCGGGATTTCAATGACTAGAACCTCAGTTTTAACACTTGAAGATGTTTCCAGAAGCTGCTTTGACTCAGCAGGTTTCACTCTGGAGGACTGATCCACATCCAGGACTCACAGCTCTGTCTTCTGCCCAGACAGAGGCACCTGCGGCTGGATCTCCTCGTCGGACGACACCCCTCCATCCGTCTTCTCCACTGGAGAtttgctctttttcttcttcttcaccttcttcttcttgctcACCTTCTCTCCCTCCGAGCTGCCGTCTCCTCCTCCCTCGCCTCCTTCCTCACCTTTGCCCTTGCCCTTCTTCCctcccttcttctttttcttcttcttcttcttgtcctccGCAATCGCTGCCTGGTCTCCCTTCTTCTTCGGAGTCCAGTTCTCGTTCAGGCAGGCTGGAGAAAGAAATGGAAGGAGAGGCGTGGTAGGAAAATAAGATCAGGAAAACAGAAAGCGAGGCAAAGAGAAATATATGTACTTATTTTGAtttcaaaattattattatttttgtaattacaatatttattttgtcattgagaattctattgtttttattgAGCTCTTTACTACACTGATGGTGTAAAGGTCTCAAAAACTCAGGTGAATACAGGGACATGTGAGAAGGGAAAGAAAGaggtgcaaaattaaaaatagggacttttttttttttacaatcaggAATCATGaattacaaaaaacaacaacatggaTGTGACTTCAGAGTTGTGTGTACGAGCGTTACCTCTGTCCTGTCCTTTGAGCACGTGTTTCTCGCACAGATACGTGGTCAGGTCCTCCTCCTGGCTTCCTTTATACCAGTCTTCAATCACGTCCTCATACTGCTCTATCATCACATCACACTGaccgcgcacacacacacacaaattttatTTCCGATGAcacaaatttcatttaaaatatgaaaatctgACCATGTTTGGAGTTTAATTTTGGTTCCCTTGggaatgtttaaataaatatataaacacacCTGTTTTTTAAGGTCGGCCACTTCAGCTGAAGTCTCGTTCCACAGCTCGTAGGGAATGTCCATCACCACGTTCACTCCTTTATTCACCAACCCATGCAGGGTGGAGAAGGTCTCCGACATGCCCTATGCCCAAtgacacatactttttttttttttttttacacatttaaaactACAAATATGGACGATTGCATAGAAACCAAACTACGTTAAAAAGAAGCTAAACAATCATCGCCATACTATCCATATGTGCCATTTTGTTGCTGCTACAACAGACTGAGCATTAACATCAAACCACTGACCTGAtgattagcagatgacctgctctacctgtgAGCCACAGCTACTCCAAAAATGAGGAAAACAGCTCTCTGATTGGACCTCTAAAGATTTTCCCAGTGAGTTTAAGGACTCAGTCACTTATTTGGGGTCTTACTGAATGAAACTTTAAGTCAGTTTTATCACTGTATAATTTTATTGTTCTCCAAGTGTCAGCAAAGAGGGTAATCTGCGGTAAGCTCATTGGCTAACAGCCTGTGATCACAACTAGAGTGTGAAGCTTCACAGTCAGCTCCGCCTCATCACGTACAGTTTCAAACACCGAGATGGAGACGTCTATGGTCGGAGTTCAACTTCCAATAAACTCAGTTTTTGTGaacatttccttttatttttagcagttttCTTGGACAGTAAAGTCAATCTACAAAGTTTCAGAGTTTTAATGAGAACAGCTCAATATGCAGTCATTACATGTGAAGAAGCAGCGGTGACAGCATGACTACATTCagctaaaaaacattttatgaaaCAACGATGAAACAAACACGCAGCTTCACGTGTTCTAAAATCTAAACTATGAGCTGAAAAACAAGATGCTTGAAAACCAAACCCTAAAAATACTGATTCTTACAGAAAGTGTCACGCGTCACATCCAGGGTGTTTAAAAATAACCGTTACACTGCAGTTAAACAGTTAAACTGACAGAAGAGGAACCGTGCACACTGACCTTGGCAAAACGGTTGCTGCCACTTCTCTCTTTGTGCAGATTGTACTCCAGCAGCCTTTGACACACATTTTCTACAACCTCGATGAATCTCAGgtctctgaggagaaacacacatattaaacatCCCAGCAGGCGACAGAGTTAAagcttttttctctctgtacCTTCTGTTTGGATTtgccctttttttgttttgtctgtgaACCAAAAACTGATCACACGTCATAGATGACTTCATTTTATGGACCGTGTCAAAGTAACATTACAGAGCTTTTTCATTTAAGTTTTGTGCTCCTCGATGCTCTTTGTTTTCATGTGAGCGCGTCTCGACACTAAAGGCACTTCTCAGCTGGTATCCTGGATGCTATGAAAGTACC
Proteins encoded:
- the cnpy3 gene encoding protein canopy homolog 3: MILAAYLSFFLLISSVGAAKDGDDDWVHLPNKCEVCKFVSIEMKSAFEETGKTKEVIDTKYRFIDSKGASPIKYVKSDLRFIEVVENVCQRLLEYNLHKERSGSNRFAKGMSETFSTLHGLVNKGVNVVMDIPYELWNETSAEVADLKKQCDVMIEQYEDVIEDWYKGSQEEDLTTYLCEKHVLKGQDRACLNENWTPKKKGDQAAIAEDKKKKKKKKKGGKKGKGKGEEGGEGGGDGSSEGEKVSKKKKVKKKKKSKSPVEKTDGGVSSDEEIQPQVPLSGQKTEL